The region GCCACGCAGTGGCTGTTCAACTTTGTGTTCTCGCAGGCGACGCCGCACGCGGTGGACAATATGGGCTGGAAGACCTTCTTGATGTTCTGTATCTTCAACTGGGCGATTGTCGTCTACGTGTTTCTGTTCATCAAGGAGACCACGGGCAAAtcgttggaggagatggaggatggTATGTGTTTCTTATCTAGTCGTCTGAGACTGCAGTTGACAGTTGGCTAATTGTGGCAGTGTTTAATTCGAACTTGGTGCACTTTAGGAAGGATGAGGAGCATGTTCATGTtgatgcggatgcggatgctgcggtggtggagagaCCGCGTAAGGTATAGTACGGATGGCATGATATTATTTGATTATAGTGGGTTTGAATGAGTTTCAGTTGTGAAAGTGTATAGTGGTTCTATTGGCGCCTTGATCATAATGCGTCTTACGGTGATGGGCCGGATGCTTTTAGGGCAAGTGATGTCCGCCACGACATTACGAACGTATTCAAGATGATTCAAGTAAATCAAGAGTAACATAGCCTACCTTCTTATAATATGATATTCATTCGTACAGGTACCATCCTTCAAGTCCGACCTGTGCAACAAGTTACCAGTTTTCACCCAATCAACAGTAACTATGAACCGAACAACCCGTAATTATACTCTTCTAAACGACCGTCTGACCGAGAATCCACACAAGGGCGAGGCCGAGATTCCGAACTGCCAGTATTGCGTCGACGGCTGTTCTGCGGCTGGCTGAATACATCAACAGCTGGTACTTCTTACTGCTTGGCCGCCGTCATAAATCTCAGCTCTCGTTCATCACGAGGGAATGAATACCATATTTCTGGCAACTTGGCGTGCGCCAGGGCATGTGCAGGCGAGGGTGTTCTCTACAAGTCGTCGGGTTTCAGTGTCTGTGTCTCGGAGCTCGTATATCGCAAGCTCAGCTGGCTTTTCTAGCTTGGCGTGAACTCTGAGGTTGTGCTGCAGAAGTCATCTAAAACAAAGCCAATCAGCAAGATAACATTTGAGTTGTTGACTTCTGGCATAAATAGAGAGCATTCCCAGCTCTTCTAGTCtatcacaacaacaacccaaccaccaacatGAAGCTTACATCTACAATTATCTCTGTTCTCCTCGCTACCAGCGCCTCCGCTGTCCTCGACAAGTGGGCTCGTAAGTCGTTCATCCTCCTGTCTCCTCCCAAACTAACATTGCAACCAGCCTGGGGCAAACGCGACTATGCCTGCATAAACGCCTACTCAGGCCCAACCGGTTCGTCCACGCCTCACTACCTCATATTTATTAATGCAAAATATTGATGAACAACCCAGACAACAGCACCATCGCGCCAAACTGGCCGATCGAGATCCGATTCAACCGCAACAGCGGCCGCTGCGACGCAAGCCTGGACCACTACCCAACCGCCGAATACAGTCTGTGGCTGCACAACAACCCTGTCCGTCAGCCGGCGGGCTTCGTCACCTCCGAGTACCAGGTGAAGCTCCAGGACGGCATCCCCTCGGACGCTGGCAGTGTGACCTTTGAGCTTCCGGATGATCTGCCTGAGGTTGGGGATGACTCGGTGTGGTATTTGAGGTTGAATACGTATTTGCCTACTGCGCCGCAGGTTTGTCATTCTTtcttcaaaaaaaaaagaatctgTCAACTGGTTGAGTTGCTGATGGTCTTGCTAGATGCCTTCTTTGTTCAATGCGCTGGGGCCGTTTAGGCTTGTCCGGTAGGTATTTGCTGGAAAGGCATGGACGGTGCTATTGTGGATGATATAGCAATATGACCTGTTAGTCAGAAATATGGATAAAATATGAAAAAATGAAAGAAGATAACCCCATAAGTAACTCCATGCTGTTGGCGCATTCGGCCCCGATTCTCGAATCGACCCCGTATTTGACTGGCTCGCCTATGTAGCCATAATTCTGGCCGGTTGGAACAGATCATCCGACATAGTGTAACGGCTAACATAGCCGCCTTTCAAGCTAAATCAAAGCATTGTCCGcggcagctcggggttcgattccccgTGTCGGAgtttggtttttttttttgtggtTGAAATCAAATATCGTATTTTTGCCGGGCCCGATTGCTGCTATGCTCTGGCAGTGATATTTTTATGCTATGTCCTGCTTATGGTTATTGATTACTGCTTCAAtttaaattctttttttattgaACAGACTGGATTTAATATCTTTGGTCCGGTTTTTTGGCTGCTAAGATGTGCTTGACTGGTGCAGCACGTCAATATATATCTTCCCCCTGCTAACATTGCACTCAATCATAACACATGAATGCCTACTGCAACAAGATAACAACTAGAACTGACTCTGAAGACTTTAATTACCTACAAAGgataaaataaaaacacaagcgaaaagaaagagaatatTAAGAGGATAATTCAAGGCAGGCGGTGAGTCGGCCCCGATCGGAGTTTGTCTTCGTGATGCTCCGATGccgccaacatcaacacaagtccatcaacaacatcaaaatGTCCGGAAAGCTATTCAAGAGCTGCAGGCGGTGCAGACAGCAAAAGGTCCGCTGCGACGCCCGCACCCACATGCCGTGCTCGAGGTGTCGTACCGCCGGGTACGACCACGAGTGCGTGCTGGACACCGTCAGTAGGCCGCGTCCATCGGAGAGGCGACGACATGCGAACACTCCTCAGTAGGTTTGTAACTTGGATAGCAGTGTACTAGTAGCTGATTGAATCTAGTTCTCGCAGCGGGTTTACTGCTACCACGGATGCTAGTCCACGGAGCAACATGTCCGTGTCGAGCAGCCACTTAGAGAACCTCGAATTGCAGCAGTTCAGCCCGCAGGACATGATTGCGCCGCAGTCGGTGATGCATTCCATGTCTGTGAATCTAAGGGAGAGCTCGCCCATCTTCTTGGGGGAGTCGGATGTTGCCGATTCCAGGGGTGATATTATCTCGCGCGGTATCATCAGCGACGAGGATGCGCGGAACATCTACGAAAGGTAGGATACTTAATTGGCATGAAGAACATAACTGACTCTTGTAGATTCATGAACTGCAGCAAGAACTTCATCCCTCTGTTCGATCCTGTCAGAGACACTTTCGACTCCATCCGCTCGCGATCGCTATTCTGCTTCACGGTGATTATCTACCTGGCCAGCCGTGCAGCGACTGATTTCCGTGGGAATGTTCATTTGCAGCGCGTGCTTCAGGACGAAGCTCAgcggctggcggaggacTCTTTCTTTGCGAAGCCTACTAAATTAGAGACCGTGCAGGGCATGATCCTTCTTGCGGCGTACTCGGAAAAGACCTGGTTCTCGACAGCCCTGATTCTGCGCACGGCGTTGGATTTGGGCCTTGAGAAGTCGCTGGATACTTTGCTGGCCCATAGCACGGCACCGAGAAGCTACCTGTCAGCAAGCATGGAGGACCGACAGCTTGTCTGGCAGACGCGCACATGGCTGATTTCATCTAcactggagctggacgtCGCGAGTGGAACGGGCCGGAAGTCGCGTCTGGGAGACGTTGATATCTCGAAGCTGCGCAAGTTTCTTGATTACCCTTTATCGCTTCACTGCGATCTGCGGACTGTGTCGATTATCGAGTATCACCAGATTCGGACGAGAGGCCGGCAGATAATTGAGAATTCCACTGCGGCTCAGATTATATCGACCGAGCTGCCTGCGATTATGCGGAAGCTGAACCAGTGgtgggaggagtgggatgagTTGCACCATCGTGAGTTACCTACGTGTACGTCTTGGATTATTCTGACTTTCAGAAAACGCGTTCCATCCTGGTGCGTTTCAGCGGTCGTCTTTGAAGTTGATGCTCAACTACGCCAAGGTAGGATATTCCGCTTCTACAGGATCACTGCTAACGTAACAGGTTTTTACATACTGTGTGACTATAGCTAGGATACAAAAACTACAGCAGACACCAGACGGTGCGCAAGGCATGGAACCAGACGCCGTCCTCAACCTCTGGAGGGAACTGGTGGAAGTGATCGAGAGCCAATTGACATTTCTGGTGACGGAATCAGCATACAGGTGCCAGCTAATTTGGGCTCCAACATACCCCGCCCTGACTATTGCGTTTATCAGTAAGTGTCTCGACCTTCCAGATCGTCACAAACTCACAGCACTAGCAACGTTCGCCATTAGGGTAGCGCGGTGGCATCCTACGCTGATCAACCGACGCCTAGTCCTGCAACGTGTCCGGCAGATCCTCGAATACCTCAAACAGCCGCCCTACCCGGACATTCACAGAACAGTCCAGATATTCGTCAACTATGCTGGAGCGCTTCTCACGGAACAGGATTTATGTAACAACGACAGCAGTAACCCGCAGCACGGTGCTGCAGCGCCGTTGAGGACCCCAGAGATTGATAGCGCATCCACATCGGACTTCAACCAGACAGGCGCTGGACCCTCTTCTGAGAACCCGATGCTCCgggtggagaaggaggccgaTCTGACcgcttcttcagctgcagaGCCTAGGCCTGAGCCTGTCCTGCCCAGACTTCTGGGCTACGATATCCCGAACTGGAACCTGACGGCGCCGATAGCCGATTCGTTCGACCTGTTCGAGGAAGGCCAGACAGACATCTTTGACTTTCTGCCTGACCTGTGCCGGACTTGACAGGCCTGACTTCTTTAAATGTAACTGCCAATCCTTTCCGTCGGAGAGATGTCCGTTTTGTGAAGAACGTGCAGCTGTTTGTCTTTTGACAGCGGGCTAGAACTGCAGAAGCAGCAAGTAAACCATAAAGAGGCCATCACATGGACCCGTGTGCATATTAACTGCATATCCAACTGTATTTCAGGTTGTTTGTCTTTGTCGTGTCCGAGTCGGTGTTGGCCGCCGAGCCCTACCATCGGTCCCGATCGGGGCCGGTGTCGGGGCCGGTCTTAGTGCGAAGAATGTTCGATACACGAGCGTTCCTATTGGGAGATCTGCCCAATCCGGAACAAACTCAACTGTGCGCATGCGTCTGGACAGGTCGAACCGGTTTCTATGAGTCAAGCCGGGTCCTCGCTGCCGAAAATGAGGGGGTCGATGCTCGATGCTTCATACTTAAGTCAACCATTGCGCTGCAGTAATTCTCCGACCGCGTAACCAACCATCACAATGGAGGACGAAAAGGGAGGCCAAGTAATTTCCCGGCCGGAGAAGGCTCCAGGAGAAGGCTCAAATTCAGGTAAGTTATCGCTACATCCGCTCTGCTGATACTAACATGGCTCAGGAACAAGCGGTTCTGTGGCAGCCACGAGCTATCCTACGCCCACACCACCGCCGACGCCCATTCCTCCTACTGTGATAACATTCAAAGACTGCCCGAAGCAAAGCCCGTACAATTGGCCGCTCTCGAAGAAACTCTATGTCGTCTTCTTTACGCTCCTATCGGTGATGAATAGCGgcatctcctcctcgctcccaAGCAATGCTGTTCCGTACATCATGGAGGACTTCAACATGAAGGACAACGGGCAGGGTAGTCTCCCCACTGGGATGTTCTTGGTAGGGTATGTAGTCGGGCCTTTGATATGGAGTCCGTTAAGCGAAACTATCGGACGACGCCCGGTCCTCCTCTACACCTTTATTGGGTTCTTCGTCTTTACGCTCGCGTGCGCACTGGCTCCTGGGTGGTCGACCCTGGTCTTCTTTCGCTTTGTCTGCGGCTGCATGGCTGCTTCTCCGCAGACTGTCATCGGGGGTGCGTACGCGGATATCTTCGAGGCTAGACCGAGGGGGAGAGCAATGACTTTTTACATGGCCGTACGTATTTCACCTGACTTGTTGTTGCTTGTGCTAACTGTGGTAGGCTGCGAGCTTCGGGCCTGTTTTGGGTCCTATCATCTCCGGATTCGCGTCTGAACATGGCTGGAGGTGGACATTCTGGGCTGACCTGATACTCGCCGGTGTCACACTTGCTGGGCTGGTTTTCCTACCAGGTACGCTTACTTATTGCGGTTTGCAATTCATACTAACTTGCACAGAATCATTCGGCCCAGTGATACTCAAGCGCCACGCCGCAGAGCTGAGCAAGATGTCTGGAACCGAGATAACCGCCCCCGTATCGAAAGTCGATACAAACCTCGCAACGATCTTCCTACGACCGCTGTACATGCTCATATTTGAACCGATTATCCTCTTCACCTCGATCTACGTCGGCGTCGTCTACgccctggtcttcttcttcttccaggcctACCCAATTATCTTCCCAGAGGTATACGGCTTCAGCATCAAAATGACCTCGCTCGCCTTTCTTCCACGTACGTCCCCCCCTCCCCTACATAACCAAAATCCACCCAACTAATAATTTCCAGTCGGAATCGGCGCCGCATCCACAGCCCTAGTCGCCATATCCTGGGACCTAAAATACGAATCTGCCAAATCGCGCAACAAGACCTggttcctccccttcagccCGGAACTGCACCGCCTCCCCGTCTCCTGCATCGGCGGGCTCGCAATCGCCATCTCGCTCTTCTGGCTCGCCTGGACCGCAACACCCACCATCCACTGGATCGCGCCCGTCATGGCGGGCCtgctcttcggcttcggaTACCAGTCCATCTTCACCTCGTTGCTGGTGTACGTCACGGATGCGTATAACATCTACAGCGCGAGTGCGCTGGCCAGTTCGGTGATTCTGCGGAGTATGCTGGGTGCGGCGCTTCCGGTGGCTGCGAAGCCGATGTATAGGGATTTGGGGGTGGGGTGGGCGACGACGGTGGTGGGGTTTGTGAGTGTGGCGTGTTTACCGATTCCGTATGTGTTGCTTTGGAAGGGGAGGTGGGTTCGTGAACGGAGTCGGTTTTGTCAGATGTTGGTTAAGGAGGGGGTTGGTGATGGGGTTGGGTCTGGAGGGGGGGTGCAGGATAGGACTGGGGAGGAGTAGTTCTTGATTTGGGATT is a window of Aspergillus puulaauensis MK2 DNA, chromosome 4, nearly complete sequence DNA encoding:
- a CDS encoding uncharacterized protein (COG:S;~EggNog:ENOG410QE86;~SECRETED:SignalP(1-18)) translates to MKLTSTIISVLLATSASAVLDKWAPWGKRDYACINAYSGPTDNSTIAPNWPIEIRFNRNSGRCDASLDHYPTAEYSLWLHNNPVRQPAGFVTSEYQVKLQDGIPSDAGSVTFELPDDLPEVGDDSVWYLRLNTYLPTAPQMPSLFNALGPFRLVR
- a CDS encoding Zn(II)2Cys6 transcription factor (COG:S;~EggNog:ENOG410PPGI;~InterPro:IPR036864,IPR001138;~PFAM:PF00172;~go_function: GO:0000981 - DNA-binding transcription factor activity, RNA polymerase II-specific [Evidence IEA];~go_function: GO:0008270 - zinc ion binding [Evidence IEA];~go_process: GO:0006355 - regulation of transcription, DNA-templated [Evidence IEA]), yielding MSGKLFKSCRRCRQQKVRCDARTHMPCSRCRTAGYDHECVLDTVSRPRPSERRRHANTPHSRSGFTATTDASPRSNMSVSSSHLENLELQQFSPQDMIAPQSVMHSMSVNLRESSPIFLGESDVADSRGDIISRGIISDEDARNIYERFMNCSKNFIPLFDPVRDTFDSIRSRSLFCFTVIIYLASRAATDFRGNVHLQRVLQDEAQRLAEDSFFAKPTKLETVQGMILLAAYSEKTWFSTALILRTALDLGLEKSLDTLLAHSTAPRSYLSASMEDRQLVWQTRTWLISSTLELDVASGTGRKSRLGDVDISKLRKFLDYPLSLHCDLRTVSIIEYHQIRTRGRQIIENSTAAQIISTELPAIMRKLNQWWEEWDELHHRELPTCTSWIILTFRKRVPSWCVSAVVFEVDAQLRQGFYILCDYS
- a CDS encoding uncharacterized protein (COG:S;~EggNog:ENOG410PPGI;~TransMembrane:1 (o34-56i)), which gives rise to MEPDAVLNLWRELVEVIESQLTFLVTESAYRCQLIWAPTYPALTIAFITTFAIRVARWHPTLINRRLVLQRVRQILEYLKQPPYPDIHRTVQIFVNYAGALLTEQDLCNNDSSNPQHGAAAPLRTPEIDSASTSDFNQTGAGPSSENPMLRVEKEADLTASSAAEPRPEPVLPRLLGYDIPNWNLTAPIADSFDLFEEGQTDIFDFLPDLCRT
- a CDS encoding putative MFS multidrug transporter (COG:G;~EggNog:ENOG410Q2PC;~InterPro:IPR020846,IPR011701,IPR036259;~PFAM:PF07690;~TransMembrane:12 (i68-87o107-125i137-156o162-184i196-218o224-243i294-313o333-354i374-396o402-428i435-458o470-491i);~go_function: GO:0022857 - transmembrane transporter activity [Evidence IEA];~go_process: GO:0055085 - transmembrane transport [Evidence IEA]) encodes the protein MEDEKGGQVISRPEKAPGEGSNSGTSGSVAATSYPTPTPPPTPIPPTVITFKDCPKQSPYNWPLSKKLYVVFFTLLSVMNSGISSSLPSNAVPYIMEDFNMKDNGQGSLPTGMFLVGYVVGPLIWSPLSETIGRRPVLLYTFIGFFVFTLACALAPGWSTLVFFRFVCGCMAASPQTVIGGAYADIFEARPRGRAMTFYMAAASFGPVLGPIISGFASEHGWRWTFWADLILAGVTLAGLVFLPESFGPVILKRHAAELSKMSGTEITAPVSKVDTNLATIFLRPLYMLIFEPIILFTSIYVGVVYALVFFFFQAYPIIFPEVYGFSIKMTSLAFLPLGIGAASTALVAISWDLKYESAKSRNKTWFLPFSPELHRLPVSCIGGLAIAISLFWLAWTATPTIHWIAPVMAGLLFGFGYQSIFTSLLVYVTDAYNIYSASALASSVILRSMLGAALPVAAKPMYRDLGVGWATTVVGFVSVACLPIPYVLLWKGRWVRERSRFCQMLVKEGVGDGVGSGGGVQDRTGEE